DNA sequence from the Thiosulfativibrio zosterae genome:
TGTAATAAGATGTTTCCCTGTTCAATGGTTTCAACGCCTTCTGCCAAAACTTCATGTTGAAAGGCTTCTGCCAGACTGATAATGGCTTCTAATATGGAGAGGTCATTGATGTTGTACAACATTTCCTTAACAAAACTTTGATCAATTTTGATTTGATGAATCGGCAATTTTTTGAGGTAAGTTAAAGACGAATAACCCGTACCAAAATCATCCAACGCAAAACTGACGCCAAGCTTGTTGCAAAGGTTAATCATATTGGTGGTGTGTTTAAGATCTTCAATTTGGCTGGTTTCTAAAATTTCAATTTGCAAGTCAGCTGGATTAACGCTTGGGTGCTCTGCGAGTATTTCAGCCAAGCGTTCTGCAAAGTTAGATTGCATTAAATGATGGGCGCTGATATTGACACTGATTGCAATGGCAATGTTTTTTGTCTTCCAGGTTTCTAGCTGTTTGAGTGCCTGATGGATTACCCATTCCCCCAGCGTAATAGACAGAGGGTGCTCTTCAATTTGGGGTAAAAAAGTCAGTGGCGATAGTAGCCCTTTGTCTGGATGTTGCCAGCGAATAAGGGCTTCTGCCCCTATAAGATTTCCTGTTCTCATCTCGACTTTGGGTTGATAGTAGAGTTCAAATTCACCCATATTTAAACCATTGGAAATTTGGTCTAGGTATTCATAGTGGGCTTTCAGGTTATCGTTCAGTTGTAGATTAAAAAACTCAAAACGGTTTTTGCCTGCAATTTTGGCTTGATACATCGCTTGATCAGCCTGACGCATCAGTTGGTCTGCATCTACAGTGATTTCTTGTGGAAATTGCGTTAACCCAATACTGGCAGTGACATTGATTTTAACTTTTTTGATTTGAATTGGCAGCGCAACCGTTTCTAGCAGGCGCTTGATTAAGGGGACGGCATCATTGATATGCTTGAGGTTGGGCATGAGAATGACAAACTCATCACCACCAATTCTAGCGAGCGTATCGCCTTCACGGAGGACTTTTTGCATGGTTTTCGACAGGGTGACTAACAGCAAATCTCCTTGATCATGACCATAGTTATCATTGATTTCTTTAAAACCATCTAAATCCAAGAAGGCTAATACCATCGGATTGAATGTGCGCTGTGTCAATATCATTGCTTGATTAATGCGGTCAGCCAGCAGTGTGCGATTAGGCAGGCCTGTCAGTGGGTCAAAGTGAGCCAGATTTTTAAGTTGTAATTCACGCTGTTTGACCAAAGAATTATCGCTGTAGAGTGCAATATAGCGTTGTACTTCATTCACATGATTCACGATGGTTGTGATGTGCATAATCACTTCTATCAGTTCACCATTTTTACGACGGTTAATAATTTCACCTTTCCAAGAGCCTTCTTTTTCTAGGCGATTCCAAAGTTGCTCATAAAAAGATTGGCAGTTTTCACTTGAACTGAGTATTTTTGGGTTTTGCCCGATGACTTCTTCGGCTTGATATCCGGTGATGGTGGTGAAAGAAGGGTTCACTTTTAGAATGTTATTTTGCGCATCGGTAATCATAATACCTTCACCCGCAGCGCTGAAAAAACTCGCGGCTAATTTTAGCTGTTCTTCGCTCTTTTTTTGCTCTGAAATATCTTGTATGACTAAGCGAAAAACGGTTTGGGATGCGTTGTTAAATGAGGTCGCCAATGTTAATTTTGCCCAAAAAATACTTTGATCTTTTTTGAGTAAGCGCAGATCGCAAGTTTGGGTTGAGTCTAGCTGTGCAATGACTTTTTGGCGGCAGAAATAATAAGTATCTTGGTCTTCTGAAAAAATGTAATTGGTGATGGCGGTATTAACCAGCGATTCTTCAGTTTGGTCAAGTAAGGCGAGGGTGGTCAAATTGGCTTCTAAAATTTGGCCCTTTTCATTAAGTGAACAATAGCCAACAGGCGCATTTTTAAAGAGTTCTTGGTAGCGGTTTTTGGTGGCATTTAAGGCTTCTTGAATATGCTGAAGCTCTTCGTTTTGAAACTCTAATTCAATTTGATGCACTTGCAGTTCGTGCAGCGCTTCCTCGAGCTTAGCGGGCGAATCTAAGCCTTTTATGTTTTCCAAATGAGAGGCGTGACGCGTTTTAGCAAGAGCTTCTGCTTTTTCGCGTAATGCTTTTTTGTGATCTGCGGCGCTTATGATTGCTTTCTCGATTATTTTTTTATGTCAGTAGCACTTAGTATAACAGGGGGTTTCTTATTAAGCGCTCTTTCGGTGGTACTGATGGCATAAATTTGTCCGGCAGGGTTAATGAGTGCGGTACTGATGATTTTAATTTCTAGGTTGTCACCTGACTTGGTTTTTCGCTGAGTTTCATAAGGTGTGAGGTGTTTGGCAAGGCTTAAATCTTGGGTGCGCTCAAGAGATTCGTGTAGCAGTTCAGTTGGAGTAATCTGTTGGATATTCATGTGCAGCGCTTCGGCTTCTGTCCAGCCATAAAGGGCTTCTGCGGCGGGGTTCCAGTTGAGTATGTTGCCCTTTAAATCTTGCACAATAATGGCGTCGCGCGCATCGTTAATCACCGAGGCTAAGTTGGCTAAGGCTTGCGATTTTTGCAGTGCTTCCCTCATCATGACCAATTCGTTAATGTTGACAAAAGAAATGACGGCACCTTCGATGACATTTTCTAAGGTGCGATAGGGTTGAATCTGCATGAGATACCAAACATGATCAAAAGATTCTACCTCTACTTTAATGGGGACTAGGCTTGTTAACACTTGTTGTATATCTTGATGGAGTTGGTCATAGTTTTTTAGGTTAGAGGCAATGTGATTTACCGGTCTGCCGATGTCGGTGCTGATCAAGTTAATGACTTTGGTGATGGCGGGGGTAAAGCGCAAGATGTGCAAATCATGGTCTACAAAGACAGTGCCTATGCCTGTGCCCGCCAAAAGGTTGTTCATATCGTTATTGGCGTGAGATAACTCGGCAACTTTGCTTTGCAGTTCGGTATTGACCGTTGAGAGTTCTTCATTTACCGATTGCAGTTCTTCTTTGGAGGTTTCCAGCTCTTCGTTGGTGGACTGCAATTCCTCGTTCATGGATTGCATTTCTTCATTGTAAGACTTGAGTTCTTCATTGGAGGCTTCTAGCTTTTTATTAACGGCTGTTAAATGGCGCTCTTGTAATTGCAGGGCTTGTTTCAGGTCACCGATTTGTGGGCTGTCTATTGCTGAGTTTTGTTCTGTTTGTCGCGGCATATCAGATAAAAATGCCGCGGGGTGTTCTTCCAATATAACCAGATAAAGCGCCGACTCTTCGAGAAGAAGAGGGTGGTCTGTAACGGGTTGCAGGGTTAAGTTAAGCAAGTAAGTGTGGTCTTTGGTATTAACCTGTATGCCCTTGCTGACACTGGTGGTTTGCGATTGGGTAACTTGCAAAAGTGCTAAGGTTAAGTCGTGTTTTAAGGTTTCTGGCGCCATTTGCAAAATATTATTAGGGCCACTCAAGCCTTCAGGTAGTTCTAAGTATTTACCCAAGCGACCGTGCACATACAAAATGTCGCCTTGTTCATTAATCAGTGCAGCACTGGGGGCGATATTTTTTAAAAGCGTTTGTTCAGTCAGTTCGCGCAAGGGCAACTTAGGTTGGGTTGATTCTTTGGGGTTTTGGCTTGGTAAGCTTGGGTTATTTGATTTCATAGGGTGCGCAGCTTTGGAAAGTAGGGGGGTTGGGTGTTTGTGCGTTTGCAGTTTCTTTTGGAAAATTTTGGCTTTGGCATCTGGTGTGTCAAATAAGTAATCTAGGTTGCCAATAGCTTCTGATGAGCCCAAAAATAAAATACCATCCTTGTTTAAAGCATAGTGCAGGGTGTTCAGCAGTTTTTGTTGCAGGCTTTCGGTCATGTAAATCAACAGATTGCGACAGCTGATAAAATCCAACTTTGAGAAAGGTGGATCTTTAATAATGTCGTGCTCCGAGAAAACCACCATGTCGCGAATTTTCTTTTGAATACGATAGCCGTTACCTTCGGGATCTAAAAAAAAGAAGTCTTGCAATCTTTGTGGCGAAACTTCTTCTGTAATGCTTCTGGGGTAAAGCCCTGTACGGGCTTGAATAATGGCGCGGCTGTCTAGGTCGGTAGCAAAAATTTGAACGCTTAAATTTTGCTTAGTTTCCGCCAGGATTTCTTGAATCAGTATGGCAATCGAATAAACTTCCTCTCCCGTGGAGCAGGCAGACACCCAAAAACGCAAAGTGTCTTGTGGTAATTTTTTTTGGAATAGTTGGGTTTTTAAGAGGGGTTTTAAGGCTTCATAAGCGTCAGCATCTCTAAAAAAGCGTGTTACACCAATCAGTAAACTTAAATAAAGCGTTTCAACTTCCTTGGGGTTTTGTTTGAGGTGATGCAGGTATAGCTTGATGGATTTAATATTTTTAATGGCCATTCTGCGCTCTACACGGCGCAAGATGGAGCTGGGTTTATATTCTGAAAAATCATGTCCTGTTTGGCTTAAGATTAAGTCAAACAATGGCTTGAGTAAGCGTTCTGTATCCTCCGGGGCTACCAAATTTTGGCCAGTGGTGTGGTTTTGAGTTAGCTCCATTATTTGTGGAATTATTTGCTGGGCTGGCAGTACAAAATCAACCAGGCCTGTGGCAGCCGCGTTTTTAGGCATGCCTTCAAACGCAAGGTTGTTGAGGTCTTGCGTAAAAACAATCCCTTCTTGTTGTTTGATGGCCATTAAGCCTTGAACACCATCATTACCTGTGCCCGATAAAATAACGCCTATGGCTTGGGCTGCTTGAGTTTTGGCGAGCGATTGAAAAAATATATCAATTAACAGTGGGTGAACATTCGGCGAATTGTAAGGTTTTAGTTTTAAGGTGTCGTGGTCTAAAGTCATTTCGTGGTTCGGTGGAATCACATAGACGCAATTAGGTTTGACTTGAATGCCATTGGTGACTTCGAAAACGGGCAGGTGTGTATAGTGGCGAATCAGTTCAGATAAAATACTGTTATGTTCTGGCGAAAGATGTTGAATGAGCACAAACGCTACATCTGGCTTTGAACCCGCTGGCAGGCCTGAGAAGAAGGTTTCAAATGCGGCTAATCCACCTGCCGAAGCGCCGATGCCAACGATAGGGAAGTTATTCAAGCGGATTCTCTTTTAATAGGGGGTAAATAAGTAACAAGACTCAGCTCCTGAGATAGACCCTGATAAGTATAGCGGGTTTCTGTGGGGCAGTATTTTAAAAAACCTTTTGAAAAAGACTGTATTAATTTGCCTGCTTGCCGATACAGCGTTTAGAGGTACTCAATATGAAAAAAACTTCAATGACTCCCGCGCTAAAATTCTTTTTTAGAACGATGGAGAAGAAATCGCAATCGCTAGAGGCGGAGCGCCTGTTGTTGCTTGAAAGCCAAAAAGAGGTGGGTTTTGATGAAATAGAGCGGTTTTTTAGAGCGTTAAAAAGCCAGAATATTTTTATTCATACCGTCGGGGCGAGTGGTAAACCGGTTTCTATGTTGTTAGAAAAAGCGGTGTTCAGCTTAAACAGCGTGATTCGCATTTATTACAGTACCAGTTTTGATGAGGTCAATCAGGGGTATGTGCGTATTCAAGTGGATGATGTGGCGAAGCTGGTGGCGGTAGAGCGTATGCATGGTTATCGGCCTGTGCCAGAATTGCTCTATGCCAGTCATGATGAGTGTCATGTGATTCGATTTATGGTGCGTTGGATTATGCGCCGCATTGATTGGGATAAAACCAGACTGGATAATCTTGATTTGTATAAACGCTATCTTGAAAATCAGCGTGAAGAAGCCGAGGCGAAGTTGATGGCCGAGATGGCGGAGCAAGAAGAGCGCGAAATTCAAGCGGCCTTAGAAAAGCATTTTGGCAAAAAACACGCGGATAAATCAGCGCAAAAGAAAGCTAATGCCCATTAATTGATTGGTAGCAATAAAAAAGCAGGCCTCGGCCTGCTTTTTTATTGCGTCATTTAAATAGGTTAGCTTAGTGTGTGCGATTAACTGCTAGGTCGGCAAGTGATAACAGCGCCACTTTAAAGTCGGATGCTTCTAATGGTTCTAGTGCTTGTTTGGCTTTGTCGGCCTCTTGATGGGCAATTTTATAAGTGTGTGCAATGGCGCCAGAGCGTTCAATGATTTCGGTCACTTCTGCCAATAAATTTAAACCTTCGGTTTCAATGGCACGGCGAATAATGTCTTGGTCTGCTGCTGAGCCAGTTTCTAGCACATAAATCAATGGCAAGGTTGGTTTGCCTTCGGCGAGATCGTCGCCAATGTTTTTGCCCAACTCTTCTTCATTAGCGGTGTAGTCGAGTGCATCGTCAACCAATTGGAAAGCGGCCCCCAAATGTTTACCGTAAGCAATAAAAGCGGCTTCGAGTTCTGGGCGATTGCTTAAAACAGGGCCCATTTGGGTTGCGGCTTCAAACAGCTTGGCAGTTTTGCGGTGAATGACTTCCATGTAGCGTTCGGTGGTGGTGTCTGCGTCATGGCAATTGAGCAATTGCAAGACTTCACCCGCGGCGATCACATTAGTGGCTTCAGACATGACCTGCATGATTTTCATTAGGCCAGGTTCAACCATCATTTCAAAAGAACGCGAATATAAAAAATCCCCAACCAAAACCGAAGCAGCATTGCCCCATACTTCGTTGGCGGTTTTGTTGCCACGGCGCGTGTCGGATTCATCGACCACATCATCATGCAATAGGGTAGATGTGTGAATAAATTCTATGACAGCCGCCATCGTTAAATGATCTTTACCTTGATAGCCGCAAGCTCTGGCAGACAAGAGCACTAAAAGTGGGCGCAAGCGTTTGCCGCCACTGTTAATAATATAGTGTCCAATTTGATTAATAAGAACGACATCAGAAGCAAGTTTGGTGAGGATTAAATGATCCGTGGCTTGTATGTCTTCTAGGATGAGTTGGCGAATATCAGCTAAGGTCATGAAGGATTTAATTCTTTATAAAAGACTTTTAAGTAAATTGTTGCAAAGTTTAGACGGATTCAGTGCAATTGCCTAGTAATAATTGGTAAAATCCGCCCAAATTTAACCAGGCCTGGTTAAATTTGGTGGTTTTTTGCAGTTTTTGGGAAGAGAATCAAAACTTTATCAAAATGGTGTTTGACCCAAAAAATAAAAGACTGTATAATCCCGCCTTTGCCGTTTTTGACGGTGCACTAAAAGAATTTAGAATCCGGGAGAAGTTCCATGTACGCAGTAATTAAAACCGGTGGTAAGCAGTATCGAGTACGCGAAGGTCAATACTTACGCATCGAATCATTAAATGCAGAAGCAGGTGATTCAGTGCAGTTTGACGAAGTCTTGATGGTGGGTGAAGGCGCTGACATTAAGTTGGGTGCGCCATTTGTTGAGGGTGCTAAAGTTGCAGCAACTGTTAAGTCTAACGGTCGTGGCAAAAAAGTGACTATCATCAAGTTCCGTCGTCGTAAGAATGGTTCGCGCACTAAGCAAGGCCATCGCCAAAACTATACTGAAGTTGAAATTACTAAAATTTCAGCTTAATCAGTTAAGGTTTAATTGACTAGAATCACTGTTTAAACCTGTTGTCTTCGTGTAAAGATAACCTAGGTTTTAAACTAAAATAAAATATAAAATTGCGTCACTTCTGAGTAGGGGGTGAACAATTTAACTAGAGGTTATCACCATGGCTCATAAGAAGGCAGCAGGTAGTACTAAAAACGGTCGCGACAGTAACGCCAAACGCTTAGGCGTTAAGCGTTTCGGCGGCGAGCAGGTTTTAGCTGGTAGCATCATCGTTCGTCAGCGTGGGACTAAGTTCCATGCAGGTGACAACTGTGGTCGCGGCAAAGACGATACCATTTTTGCATTAGAAGCCGGTCAGGTTGCTTTTGTTAAAAAAGGTAAGCCAGTTCGTACTTATGTAACAATTGTTTCTGAATAATTAGAAATTAACTTTGTTATTGAAAACGCCCCGCTTGTCGGGGCGTTTTTATTTGTCGCAAATTTTATGGAAACCTAAACAAAGGTTGTTTTGATTTGCGAAAAACAGTTTAAAATAAGCGACTTAAGTTCGCAGCGCACGCTCCCAGCGCAAATGGGAAATTCCTCAAGATAAAGAGTAGGTTATGCAGTTTGTAGATGAAGCAAATATTCATGTAGAAGCAGGACGCGGTGGTAACGGTGCCGCCAGTTTTAGACGTGAAAAATTTATTCCATTTGGGGGACCAAATGGTGGTGACGGCGGTGCCGGCGGCAGCGTTTACTTAGTGGCTAACCGAAATTTGAACACCTTGATCGATTTTAGATTTATCCGCAACTATAAGGCTCAAAATGGCCAAGGCGGCATGAGTCAGCAAAAGTCGGGTCGTGCGGGTGAAGATTTGTTAATCGCTGTACCCGTGGGAACCATTGTTAGAGATTTAGATACCCAAGAAATCATTGGTGACTTAACCGAGCACGAGCAAAAATTATTGGTGGCTCAAGGTGGGCGCTATGGTTTGGGCAATGTGCATTTTAAAAGCTCGCGTAACCGCACGCCACGCCAGTTTACGCGTGGTGAGGATGGGGATTCTCGCGAGTTGTCTTTGGAGTTGGCAGTCTTAGCCGATGTCGGTTTATTAGGAATGCCAAATGCCGGTAAATCTAGCTTGATTACTGCGGTTTCTGCAGCGCGCCCAAAAGTGGCTGATTATCCTTTCACCACGCTTTATCCTAACTTGGGTGTTGTGCGTGTTTCCGCCGAATTGAGCTTTGTGATTGCCGATATTCCCGGGTTGATTGAAGGGGCATCCGAAGGTGCCGGTTTGGGAATTCAGTTCCTGAAGCATCTGTCTCGCACCGGTTTATTATTACATGTGGTGGATATTGCACCGATTGATGGTTCTGATCCGGTTGAAAATGTGCGCATTATTCAGCGTGAGCTCGAAAAATACAGCGATGCGCTCTTAGAAAAAGAGCGTTGGTTGGTCATGAACAAAACGGACTTGTTGATGGAAGATGAAGCGCAAGCGGTGTGTGATGACATTGTTAAACGCTTAGATTGGCAAGGCCCATATTTCAGTATTTCGGCAGCCAATCGCACTGGAACGGACGACTTGGTGAAAGCCATAGCACAAGGTCTGCACGATAATAAAGTTGCCGCACAAGAAGCGGCAGATGCCGAAGCTTATGAAGCCAGAAAGGCTTTGCGTGATGCTGAAGCGTCAACTGAAACCCATACGACCGAATCATGATTAAGCGCTCTTCTGTCTCAACCACTAAACGCTGGGTGGTAAAAATTGGCAGCGCTTTATTAACAGATGATGGGCAAGGTTTAAATGTTGCCGCCATGCGTCGCTGGGTTGCGCAAATGATGTCGTTAAGACAGCAGGGCGTAGAACTGGTGATCGTGTCTTCTGGTTCCGTGGCTGAAGGCATGAAGCGTTTGGGTTGGGCTAAGCGTCCGTCAGAAATTAATGAGCTCCAAGCCGCAGCTGCGGTTGGACAAATGGGCTTGGTGCAGGCTTATGAGTCGGAGTTTGCGCAACATGGCGTTTTAACGGCGCAAATTTTAATGACGCATGATGACTTATCAAGTCGTGAGCGTTATTTAAATGCATCTAACACCATACAAACCCTTTTAGAACATGGTGCAGTGCCGGTTATTAATGAGAATGACACGGTGGTGACCGATGAAATTCGCTTTGGCGATAATGATACGCTCGCGGCCTTAACGGCTAATTTGGTATCCGCTGATATTTTGGTCATTTTGACCGATCAGCAAGGATTGTATAATGACAATCCGCGCACCAATCCTAAGGCGGAGTTGATTTCTGAAGCGCAAGTCAGTCGCAAAGATATTGAAGCCATGGCCAGTCCCGAAGGTGGTGCTTTGGGTAAAGGTGGGATGTACACGAAAGTGATGGCGGCCAAAAGAGCGGCTCGTTCTGGTACGGCGACATTTATCGCCTCAGGTCGTGAAGAAAATATTTTACCCAGATTGTTTTCAGGGGAAACCGTGGGGACTTTATTAATTCCAGATTTAGAGCCCATGACCGCTCGCAAACAATGGTTGGCAGGACATTTGCAAGCCAAAGGCACTTTGGTTTTGGATGCGGGTGCGGCCAAAATTTTGCGTCAACCTGGAAAAAGCCTGTTGCCGATTGGGGTTTTGTCTGTGGCGGGTAAGTTTCAGCGTGGCGAAATGGTGGTTTGTGTGGATGAGCAGGGCAAGGAAATTGCCAGAGGTTTGGTCAACTACGCCTTAAAAGATGCCCAAAAAATTATTGGCAAACCTTCTAGCCAAATCGAGAGTATTTTGGGGTATTCGGAGGGTGAGTTTTTAATGCATTGTGATAATTTAGTGCACGCCGACATTTGAAATTGAGCGCTTTTTACCTTTTTTAAGCCCGCATTTGCGGGCTTTTTATTAAAAATCATAAAATTTTTTAATTTCGCTCTTGAATCGATCAAATACGCCCTTATTAATGGGGGACAACAGATTAATCTGAACTTAAATTTAATAACCTTTAAAAAACTTTATAAATTGTTCCCTTAGGAGAAATACTATGAATATTAAGCCATTACGCGACCGCGTTGTGATTCGTCAAGTTGAAGAGCAAAAAGTATCTTCAGGTGGGATTGTTCTTCCTGGCTCAGCACAGGAAAAACAAACCATAGGTGAAGTGGTTGCTGTGGGTCCAGGTAAAGCTTCTGACTCAGGTTCGATTGTCGCTATGACGGTTAAAGTCGGCGATAAAGTAATGTTTGGTCAATATTCTGGCCAAGAAGTTAAAGATGACAAAGGCGAAAAGCTGATGGTGATGCGCGAAGACGACATTATCGCGATTATCAGCTAATTAACGCTCGAACCCTTTACTAATAGTTAATAGTTTTAAAAACAAGGAATTTACAAATGGCAGCAAAAGATGTTCGTTTTGGTTTAGATGCTCGTGAAAAAATGGTTGAAGGGATTAACATCCTAGCCAACGCAGTTAAAGTAACTCTAGGGCCAAAAGGTCGTAATGTGGTTTTAGAAAAGTCTTTCGGTGCACCGACTGTGACTAAAGATGGTGTGTCTGTGGCGCGTGAAATTGAACTTGAAGATAAGTTCATGAACATGGGTGCGCAAATGGTTAAAGATGTTGCGTCACAAACCAATGATGTAGCCGGTGACGGTACAACCACGGCAACTGTTTTGGCTCAAGCCATTGTTCGTGAAGGGATGAAATCAGTTGCCGCAGGTATGAACCCAATGGATTTAAACCGTGGTATTCACAAAGCGGTTGAAGCGGTTGTTGCTGAAATCCAAGCCATGGCACAGCCTTGCACGACCTCTGCAGCGATTAAGCAGGTCGGTACAATTTCAGCAAACTCTGACGAAAGAATTGGTCAGATGATTGCGGATGCAATGGAAAAAGTGTCTACCGAGGGTGTGATTACGGTTGAAGAAGGTTCTTCACTAGATGATGCTTTAGTGGTGGTTGAAGGGATGGAATTTGACCGTGGTTACCTATCACCTTACTTTGTGAACAACCAAGAAAAAATGGTTGCTGAACTAGACAACCCATATATTTTGTTACACGACAAAAAAATCTCTAATATCCGCGAATTGTTACCTACACTAGAAGCGGTTTCAAAAGCGGGTCGTCCGTTATTGATTATTGCGGAAGATGTTGATGGCGAAGCCTTAGCGACTTTGGTAATCAACAATATGCGTGGCATCGTTAAGGTTGCAGCAGTAAAAGCACCTGGATTTGGTGAGCGTCGTAAGGCTATGTTACAAGATATGGCAGTATTAACTGGCGCAACAGTGATTTCTGAAGAAGTGGGTCTATCTTTAGATTCAGTGACTTTAGATATGTTAGGTCAAACTAAGTCTGTTGTGGTTGGTAAAGACAACACCAAGTTAATTGATGGTATCGGAACTAAAGAAGACATTGATGCTCGTTGCGCGCAAATCAAATCTCAAGTGGAAAACACCACTTCTGAATACGACAAAGAGAAGCTACAAGAGCGTTTGGCTAAGTTAGCCGGCGGTGTGGCTGTCTTGAAGTTGGGTGCGGCCACCGAGATGGAAATGAAAGAGAAGAAAGACCGTGTTGATGAT
Encoded proteins:
- a CDS encoding sensor domain-containing protein, with product MENIKGLDSPAKLEEALHELQVHQIELEFQNEELQHIQEALNATKNRYQELFKNAPVGYCSLNEKGQILEANLTTLALLDQTEESLVNTAITNYIFSEDQDTYYFCRQKVIAQLDSTQTCDLRLLKKDQSIFWAKLTLATSFNNASQTVFRLVIQDISEQKKSEEQLKLAASFFSAAGEGIMITDAQNNILKVNPSFTTITGYQAEEVIGQNPKILSSSENCQSFYEQLWNRLEKEGSWKGEIINRRKNGELIEVIMHITTIVNHVNEVQRYIALYSDNSLVKQRELQLKNLAHFDPLTGLPNRTLLADRINQAMILTQRTFNPMVLAFLDLDGFKEINDNYGHDQGDLLLVTLSKTMQKVLREGDTLARIGGDEFVILMPNLKHINDAVPLIKRLLETVALPIQIKKVKINVTASIGLTQFPQEITVDADQLMRQADQAMYQAKIAGKNRFEFFNLQLNDNLKAHYEYLDQISNGLNMGEFELYYQPKVEMRTGNLIGAEALIRWQHPDKGLLSPLTFLPQIEEHPLSITLGEWVIHQALKQLETWKTKNIAIAISVNISAHHLMQSNFAERLAEILAEHPSVNPADLQIEILETSQIEDLKHTTNMINLCNKLGVSFALDDFGTGYSSLTYLKKLPIHQIKIDQSFVKEMLYNINDLSILEAIISLAEAFQHEVLAEGVETIEQGNILLQLGCELAQGYAISKPLPASDFPNWLSNWQPPQEWINSELQTHDEVSLLFAKVEYQAWASSITAFLKGDYPYVPKLNQDECRFGKLINSIEHKQHQLQYPQNQAQWVDIKALHQKSHILAAELVSLNEQNNTLLLAQKLVAFKKLSKELLAKIAQL
- a CDS encoding chemotaxis protein CheB, whose amino-acid sequence is MNNFPIVGIGASAGGLAAFETFFSGLPAGSKPDVAFVLIQHLSPEHNSILSELIRHYTHLPVFEVTNGIQVKPNCVYVIPPNHEMTLDHDTLKLKPYNSPNVHPLLIDIFFQSLAKTQAAQAIGVILSGTGNDGVQGLMAIKQQEGIVFTQDLNNLAFEGMPKNAAATGLVDFVLPAQQIIPQIMELTQNHTTGQNLVAPEDTERLLKPLFDLILSQTGHDFSEYKPSSILRRVERRMAIKNIKSIKLYLHHLKQNPKEVETLYLSLLIGVTRFFRDADAYEALKPLLKTQLFQKKLPQDTLRFWVSACSTGEEVYSIAILIQEILAETKQNLSVQIFATDLDSRAIIQARTGLYPRSITEEVSPQRLQDFFFLDPEGNGYRIQKKIRDMVVFSEHDIIKDPPFSKLDFISCRNLLIYMTESLQQKLLNTLHYALNKDGILFLGSSEAIGNLDYLFDTPDAKAKIFQKKLQTHKHPTPLLSKAAHPMKSNNPSLPSQNPKESTQPKLPLRELTEQTLLKNIAPSAALINEQGDILYVHGRLGKYLELPEGLSGPNNILQMAPETLKHDLTLALLQVTQSQTTSVSKGIQVNTKDHTYLLNLTLQPVTDHPLLLEESALYLVILEEHPAAFLSDMPRQTEQNSAIDSPQIGDLKQALQLQERHLTAVNKKLEASNEELKSYNEEMQSMNEELQSTNEELETSKEELQSVNEELSTVNTELQSKVAELSHANNDMNNLLAGTGIGTVFVDHDLHILRFTPAITKVINLISTDIGRPVNHIASNLKNYDQLHQDIQQVLTSLVPIKVEVESFDHVWYLMQIQPYRTLENVIEGAVISFVNINELVMMREALQKSQALANLASVINDARDAIIVQDLKGNILNWNPAAEALYGWTEAEALHMNIQQITPTELLHESLERTQDLSLAKHLTPYETQRKTKSGDNLEIKIISTALINPAGQIYAISTTERALNKKPPVILSATDIKK
- a CDS encoding polyprenyl synthetase family protein; its protein translation is MTLADIRQLILEDIQATDHLILTKLASDVVLINQIGHYIINSGGKRLRPLLVLLSARACGYQGKDHLTMAAVIEFIHTSTLLHDDVVDESDTRRGNKTANEVWGNAASVLVGDFLYSRSFEMMVEPGLMKIMQVMSEATNVIAAGEVLQLLNCHDADTTTERYMEVIHRKTAKLFEAATQMGPVLSNRPELEAAFIAYGKHLGAAFQLVDDALDYTANEEELGKNIGDDLAEGKPTLPLIYVLETGSAADQDIIRRAIETEGLNLLAEVTEIIERSGAIAHTYKIAHQEADKAKQALEPLEASDFKVALLSLADLAVNRTH
- the rplU gene encoding 50S ribosomal protein L21 codes for the protein MYAVIKTGGKQYRVREGQYLRIESLNAEAGDSVQFDEVLMVGEGADIKLGAPFVEGAKVAATVKSNGRGKKVTIIKFRRRKNGSRTKQGHRQNYTEVEITKISA
- the rpmA gene encoding 50S ribosomal protein L27, encoding MAHKKAAGSTKNGRDSNAKRLGVKRFGGEQVLAGSIIVRQRGTKFHAGDNCGRGKDDTIFALEAGQVAFVKKGKPVRTYVTIVSE
- the cgtA gene encoding Obg family GTPase CgtA, with the protein product MQFVDEANIHVEAGRGGNGAASFRREKFIPFGGPNGGDGGAGGSVYLVANRNLNTLIDFRFIRNYKAQNGQGGMSQQKSGRAGEDLLIAVPVGTIVRDLDTQEIIGDLTEHEQKLLVAQGGRYGLGNVHFKSSRNRTPRQFTRGEDGDSRELSLELAVLADVGLLGMPNAGKSSLITAVSAARPKVADYPFTTLYPNLGVVRVSAELSFVIADIPGLIEGASEGAGLGIQFLKHLSRTGLLLHVVDIAPIDGSDPVENVRIIQRELEKYSDALLEKERWLVMNKTDLLMEDEAQAVCDDIVKRLDWQGPYFSISAANRTGTDDLVKAIAQGLHDNKVAAQEAADAEAYEARKALRDAEASTETHTTES
- the proB gene encoding glutamate 5-kinase, whose product is MIKRSSVSTTKRWVVKIGSALLTDDGQGLNVAAMRRWVAQMMSLRQQGVELVIVSSGSVAEGMKRLGWAKRPSEINELQAAAAVGQMGLVQAYESEFAQHGVLTAQILMTHDDLSSRERYLNASNTIQTLLEHGAVPVINENDTVVTDEIRFGDNDTLAALTANLVSADILVILTDQQGLYNDNPRTNPKAELISEAQVSRKDIEAMASPEGGALGKGGMYTKVMAAKRAARSGTATFIASGREENILPRLFSGETVGTLLIPDLEPMTARKQWLAGHLQAKGTLVLDAGAAKILRQPGKSLLPIGVLSVAGKFQRGEMVVCVDEQGKEIARGLVNYALKDAQKIIGKPSSQIESILGYSEGEFLMHCDNLVHADI
- a CDS encoding co-chaperone GroES → MNIKPLRDRVVIRQVEEQKVSSGGIVLPGSAQEKQTIGEVVAVGPGKASDSGSIVAMTVKVGDKVMFGQYSGQEVKDDKGEKLMVMREDDIIAIIS